Proteins encoded by one window of Myxocyprinus asiaticus isolate MX2 ecotype Aquarium Trade chromosome 35, UBuf_Myxa_2, whole genome shotgun sequence:
- the LOC127426607 gene encoding coiled-coil domain-containing protein 50-like — MAEIDVDKSHLPGVYDVCQCFSVLEDGALAHSLQEQEIEQFYSANIQKNQSVQNDVRLARRLQEEEERQANLCRDLRQLEEEDCRYAHIIQEELQRCAEEARRREEEDEEIAKQLQEEEEMEMRQQQAAAGYHGSNCVSPLCEGLGVWEQVLQDAELARRLQEEEEMLHHREFSQSSGSEVDFIAAQVAQDEEIARCMQHQHRRINNRPEDLEIQTKPIEPRDEGKTTTRKALQMLRERLNSDGLHSSVEEEDYTIENHLPSPSCTALRTQQIHNIAEELDPTFKARKLESQISTSPLSGLCLAPRNPHSIFYDYLPEPTFVPPTKRQSDKAGRHKAKDKKENCKQQ; from the exons TGTGTCAGTGTTTCTCTGTGTTAGAGGATGGAGCTCTCGCTCACAGTCTTCAAGAGCAGGAAA TTGAACAGTTCTACAGCGCCAACATCCAGAAGAACCAGTCGGTACAGAATGATGTTCGTCTGGCAAGGAGACTGCAAGAAGAAGAGGAACGGCAAGCGAATCTCTGTCGAGACCTGAGGCAACT GGAGGAAGAGGACTGCAGATATGCTCATATTATTCAGGAAGAGCTTCAGAGATGTGCAGAGGAGGCCAGGAGGAGAGAGGAAGAGGATGAG GAAATAGCAAAACAGTTACAGGAAGAAGAAGAAATGGAGATGAGACAGCAGCAGGCTGCCGCTGGTTACCATGGCAGTAACTGCGTCTCTCCACTCTGTGAAG ggTTGGGAGTTTGGGAACAGGTGCTTCAGGATGCTGAATTAGCCCGAAGACTACAAGAGGAAGAGGAAATGCTGCATCACAGAGAG TTTTCTCAGAGTTCTGGATCAGAGGTGGACTTCATAGCAGCCCAAGTAGCCCAAGATGAG GAGATCGCCAGATGCATGCAACACCAGCATAGAAGAATCAACAATAGGCCAGAAGACCTAGAGATCCAGACGAAGCCGATTGAACCAAGAGATGAAGGCAAGACTACAACCAGAAAG GCGCTCCAGATGTTGAGAGAGAGGCTGAACTCAGACGGACTGCACTCATCTGTAGAAGAAGAGGACTACACCATAGAAAACCATCTACCAAGCCCGTCATGCACTGCACT CCGAACACAACAGATACACAATATTGCAGAAGAACTGGACCCAACGTTTAAGGCTAGAAAGCTCGAGAGCCAAATTTCCACCAGCCCCCTGTCAG GTTTGTGTTTGGCCCCCCGTAACCCGCACAGTATCTTTTATGACTATTTACCAGAACCCACCTTTGTACCACCAACAAAACGGCAGAGCGACAAAGCAGGACGCCACAAAGCCAAAGACAAGAAAGAGAACTGTAAACAACAGTGA